One window from the genome of Elaeis guineensis isolate ETL-2024a chromosome 5, EG11, whole genome shotgun sequence encodes:
- the LOC105045241 gene encoding probable serine/threonine-protein kinase At1g01540 — protein MSRSLAAMVGGAIGALAFLVIVTWFLWFCIFHRRILANRSSETGSSDPPTIEWSRGGRMSSAGGGHATEHQGARQFTFEELSQATNNFDECNLVGSGSFGLVYNGLLLDGTIVAIKRRQSAPRQEFIEEVKKLSEICHRNLVALIGYCQEGGLQMIVFEHLPNGSISRHLYDSARDRVARLEFKQRLSVAIGAAKGLAHLHNLVPQVVHKDFKSSNVLVDENFIAKVADAGIAQLLQRLEDAGPSQSFGGNVFQDPEVEEFGALSEASDVYSFGVFLLELITGREAAHFFSPESDESLAQWVEAHLISKDLLDQRLGSSFTPEGMKDLIKLTLQCLNPSGRKRPKMSAVVADLDLILETEMTLTTVMGDGTAIVTLGSQLFTSS, from the exons ATGTCGAGGTCGCTCGCAGCCATGGTTGGAGGAGCTATTGGTGCTCTTGCATTCTTGGTGATTGTCACTTGGTTTCTGTGGTTTTGTATATTCCACCGTAGGATCCTAGCAAATAGAAGTTCTGAGACTGGTTCGTCGGACCCTCCAACTATAG AATGGAGTAGGGGAGGTCGGATGTCCTCTGCTGGTGGGGGTCATGCAACTGAACATCAGGGAGCTAGGcaatttacatttgaagaattgagcCAGGCCACAAATAATTTTGATGAGTGCAACCTTGTTGGCAGTGGTAGCTTTGGCTTGGTGTACAATGGTTTGCTTCTCGATGGTACTATTGTAGCGATTAAAAGGCGTCAAAGTGCTCCACGACAGGAGTTTATCGAAGAG GTTAAAAAACTATCAGAAATTTGCCATCGCAATCTTGTTGCTCTTATTGGCTATTGCCAGGAAGGCGGTTTACAAATGATAGTTTTTGAACATTTGCCTAATGGAAGTATCAGCCGTCATCTATATG ATAGTGCAAGAGATCGAGTGGCAAGACTAGAATTTAAACAGAGGCTCTCTGTAGCTATAGGAGCTGCTAAAG GTTTAGCCCATCTGCATAATCTTGTTCCTCAAGTAGTTCACAAGGACTTCAAATCAAGTAATGTCTTGGTTGATGAAAACTTCATTGCAAAGGTAGCAGATGCAGGTATAGCTCAATTACTTCAGAGGCTTGAAGATGCTGGCCCATCTCAATCATTTGGTGGCAATGTCTTCCAGGATCCAGA GGTTGAAGAATTTGGTGCTCTTTCTGAAGCTAGTGATGTGTACAGTTTTGGAGTGTTCCTTCTGGAGCTCATAACTGGTCGAGAAGCTGCACATTTTTTCTCTCCAGAGTCAGATGAAAGCTTAGCCCAGTGG gTGGAAGCACATCTGATTTCAAAAGACCTCCTTGATCAACGACTGGGTAGCAGTTTTACCCCTGAAGGGATGAAAGATTTGATTAAGCTAACTCTTCAATGCTTGAATCCATCTGGGAGAAAACGACCGAAGATGAGTGCTGTTGTCGCAGACCTTGATCTGATTCTGGAGACAGAGATGACGCTGACAACAGTTATGGGTGATGGTACTGCCATAGTGACCCTGGGCAGCCAGTTGTTTACTTCTTCATGA